The genomic interval ACCGCCACCGTTTCCCCGTCTCGGGGTCCATGGCGGTCAGGTAGTCCATGCCTTGGCGGGGCACTTCAAGCCCCGCCTCCCGGAGCGCGGCGACGACCTCGTGGCGATCGCGCACCGCGCCCTGCTCGACGCGTTGGATCAGGTAGTCCCGGATCAGGTCGCGTGGGGAGGATTCGATCCGGAGCCCGGCCTTCAGCTGGGCGGCCTCGACGTAGGCGCGGTGTCCGGGCTGCTGCACCCTGGCCCGCGCCGGATCGTCCGGACGGCTCCAGCCGTGTTCGTGGTTGAAGGCGTCCTGAAGCGCGCCGAACGTCTTCTCCCAGCCGGGCGGGGCGATGTTCAGGCTCCGGCCGGTCTCCAAGTCGCATCGGGCGGCAAGGACATGAACGTGCGCTCCGCCGTCCTTCTCGCGGTGCAGCACCGCCGCCCATGCGTAGCGGTCGGATTCGAGCCCCGCCCACGCCGTCTTCTCGAACTCGTCGAGGACGGCTTCGATCTGTTCTTCGGTGGGCTCGTCCTCCGGCGCCCACGCGATCACGCCGGAGGTGTACTTGTGGTCGAAGGGGAGCGTATCGGCCACGGCGGCCACTTGGTGGGGGTCTCCCCTGAGCACCTCGACGCCTTCGCGCTCCTTCCCGGCAGCGTCAAGCTCCCCGAGGAGGTACCTGGCCGCCTTGCGGGCCGACCCGGTTCCGTGCGCGAGGAACTTAACGAGCATCGGCGTCCGGGCTCTCGACCGGAGCCAGCGCGCGGAGCGCCCGCTCGACGGCGATCAGGTGGACGATCACCTCGACGGCTTCGATGGCGGCCTTGTGGGTGTTCACCCACCGGGCGATCTGGTTGAGGTTGTTGCCGATGCGCGCGACCTGCTTCGTGCGCTCGCGCTCGACCTCGGCCGCCGGGGCCGTCCATGTGCGCGTGCGGGCCATGGCCTCCCGGACGAGCGCCGACAGCGGAACGCCGGCGGCCGCGGCCTTGGCCCGCCAGTCGGCGAGTTCGGCCGCCGACACGCGGGCGGAGACGGTTGCGGGGCGGCGGCCACTCATCGGACGACCGTCCGACACGGGGGACGGGGGGCGGAGCCCCCGCCCGCGCGCTCCAGCGGCGCGCGGATCTTGGTGGGGTTCGAAGGGGGGCAGCGCCATCCCCTCGCCAGCCCCCGTGTCCTACACGGGGTACGCTGGCTTGCCTCCCCAAGGCAAGCCCAAGACGCCGTTCCCCGGCCGCTTCGAGCGCGCCGCATCATCGGACCGGGCGGGTCTCCGCCGCCCGCCAACCGGCCTCGGGGATCCGGTGCGCGGCCTCGACGCGCTCACCGGCCCGCTCGCCCACGGATCGGCTCTCGGCGATCCGCTCGGCGACCCACTCCTCGATCTCGGCCTCGATCCAGCCCACGGCGCGCCTGCCCAGGGCGACCGGCCGGGGGAAGCACCCCGCGGCCAACCGGACATAGATCGTGCTCCGCGACAGGCCCGTGCGCGCCATCACCTCGGGCAGCCGCAG from Candidatus Palauibacter soopunensis carries:
- a CDS encoding MobC family plasmid mobilization relaxosome protein, giving the protein MSGRRPATVSARVSAAELADWRAKAAAAGVPLSALVREAMARTRTWTAPAAEVERERTKQVARIGNNLNQIARWVNTHKAAIEAVEVIVHLIAVERALRALAPVESPDADAR